A genomic segment from Pseudomonas sp. M30-35 encodes:
- a CDS encoding aminoglycoside phosphotransferase family protein — MHKEDIRLQLLDKWLDQQLPNVFAEQGWGAVPSATMTSASSDASFRRYFRWQGENRTLIVMDAPPPNEDCRPFVKIAALLQRANLNVPLILAEDVEQGFLLLNDLGRQTYLDVITPETADELFADALQALLALQQLPMDTALPSYDTALLRRELELFPEWYVKHHLKTEFSAEQQIAWDKISALLIDSALAQPQVLVHRDFMPRNLMISEPNPGVLDFQDAVYGPVTYDVTCLFKDAFLSWPEPQVRQWLEGYWQKAQAVGIPVQPELEDFLRASDLMGVQRHLKVIGIFARICHRDGKPKYLADVPRFFAYINAVMQRRPELAELAQLFASLPQATEPSVSQL; from the coding sequence ATGCATAAAGAAGATATACGCCTACAACTGCTGGATAAATGGCTCGATCAACAACTGCCCAATGTGTTTGCAGAGCAAGGCTGGGGGGCGGTTCCAAGCGCCACAATGACCTCTGCCAGCAGTGATGCGAGCTTTCGTCGTTATTTTCGCTGGCAAGGCGAAAATCGCACATTAATTGTCATGGATGCCCCACCACCGAATGAAGATTGTCGGCCGTTTGTGAAAATAGCGGCCTTGCTCCAGCGGGCAAATTTGAATGTGCCGCTGATTTTGGCTGAAGATGTTGAGCAAGGTTTCTTGTTGCTAAATGATTTGGGGCGTCAGACGTATCTGGATGTCATCACCCCTGAAACTGCCGATGAATTGTTTGCCGACGCCTTGCAAGCACTCCTGGCGCTGCAGCAATTGCCAATGGATACAGCATTGCCTAGCTATGACACGGCATTGTTGCGTCGTGAGCTGGAGCTTTTCCCGGAGTGGTACGTTAAGCACCACTTGAAGACTGAGTTCAGTGCTGAGCAGCAAATCGCATGGGACAAAATCAGCGCTTTGTTGATCGACAGTGCGCTGGCGCAACCGCAGGTGCTGGTTCATCGCGACTTTATGCCACGCAATCTAATGATTAGTGAGCCTAATCCAGGTGTGCTCGATTTTCAGGATGCGGTCTATGGCCCAGTAACGTATGACGTGACCTGTCTGTTCAAGGATGCTTTTCTTAGCTGGCCGGAACCTCAGGTGCGTCAGTGGCTTGAAGGTTATTGGCAGAAGGCGCAGGCAGTGGGTATTCCAGTCCAGCCTGAACTCGAAGACTTTTTGCGCGCCAGCGACTTAATGGGGGTGCAGCGCCACCTGAAAGTCATCGGTATTTTTGCGCGCATTTGTCACCGTGATGGCAAGCCCAAGTATTTGGCTGATGTGCCGAGATTTTTCGCGTACATCAATGCGGTTATGCAGCGCCGCCCTGAACTGGCTGAATTGGCGCAATTATTTGCCAGTTTGCCGCAGGCAACTGAACCCTCGGTGAGTCAACTATGA